The Capsicum annuum cultivar UCD-10X-F1 chromosome 1, UCD10Xv1.1, whole genome shotgun sequence sequence GATACAGTCATAGTAATGATAAAGGGGTCCTAAGCTCTTCTCCACGGGCTGGATATGGTGCTGAACGGATTCATAGGTCGGAGAGTTTTTCTGGATCGAGGAGGGAAGTCCCAAAGGGGTTCAGATCAGAGAGGGATAGGTCCAGGCGAGAGGGGAGTGTGTCATCATGGCGTAGGTTTGGTGCCGGGAAAGATAATGATGAAGGTACGAGGAGTGGTGGGGATTCAGGAAGAGGAAGTAGAATAGGATCAGAAGATATTGAGAAGGCAAAATCACCCTCAGGATGGAGAGATGCAAAATCACCTGCTTGGTCAAAGGACTCTGGTAGTGAGCAATCAAGGAGTGTTGAAGTTAAGAAAAGTGAAGGCTTGCCAATGGAGAATGATGGACATAGCAGTGAAATGGAAGAGGGGGAACTGGAGCCTGATCATCCATCTTCCGCCACTGAGCCTGTTGCTGAAGATGAAGCTTCTGGTGAGGTTAATCCCGCACAGAATGAGCATGAGAGTGAGCGTCAAGTTGATAGTAAGAGGCGAGATGATAGGAGGGTGAATTCTTTGTACGAACAGAAAGTTGAGCTCAGTAAAGCAAGTGTTACCGCGGAGCAGTCGGAAGAGACGCAGTCGGATAATGTCCAAGACATTTTCAAGGACAGTGATGGTTTGTCTGATCACGGCACTTCAATGGGGCACTGTGGAATGGGAAACGGGACTGAGACTGCAGTAGATTATGTTGGTAAAAAGAATGAGTTCACTAGGAAAACCAGTGGCTCTAGGGAAGAGGAAAGGAATGTAGATgctgagaagctaccacctaaaAAAAGGGAACAAGGGGAGGAGAAGAGCAGAGATGCTGGATCTAAGGTAAATTGTATTGAGATTCGTGAATTAAATAGGGAGCTTGTTGGGGAAGGTGGACCACCAGGCTCTGTTTCTTCTGTTGCACATGAAGATGTATCACAGAGTGTCAAGGACAAGGGAAAAAGTGTCGCTGTTTCACCTGGTAATATCACTGCCCTTCCTGCAGATGGTCTAAGGATGGATAACGAACCAAGAGACATTGTACCTTGTGGAAACTCTGATATGGAAGGACCAAGTACTAGGGGCCTTGAGTTGTTCTTGTCTGGTCCTGTCAAAAAACCTGAGAAAGCAGACAAATTTAGTAATTGCATGACCAGAGATGAAAAGTTTGGTCTGGAACCACTTGAGCTTTCTCTTAGCTTGCCCAATGTCCTGCTGCCTATCGGTGCACAGAATGAAGTCCAGGCTCCTGGTTCTCCTAGTCAGGGAAGGAGTTTCCAATCCTTTGCCAGCTCATTTCGCACAAATTCTGATGGCTTTACCATGTCTATGTCCTTTTCAGGGTCACAGCACTTCACTCATAATCCAAGCTGCTCATTGGCACATAATTCAGTTGATTATGAGCAATCAGTTAAAAGTCGCCCCCTCTTTCAAGGTGTCGATTGGCAAGCCCTCGCTGCAAATGAGCAGAAGGATAATGACATCCCTAATTGTCAAGACATTTTACCAAATGGAACTGGTCTGTATCAGCAGTCTCAAGCATCTCAAGGAAATTCTAGTGGTCAAGCTGTAGCAAAACATCTCAAAGCTGCAGAGGGAGGCTCTAGATTACCTGCTGGGCTGGAAAGGCAACTAAGTACTGGTAAAGCATCTCGTCATCCAAATGGAGCTAGATCTCCTACGAGTGTTGGGTCTCATGACACACTATCAGAATATAATAAAGATAAGACACAATTAACTAGAGCAAAAGATAGTAGCTTTTATAGGTTCAGTGGTTCTGATGGCAAAGAGCTCCAATTGTCTGTTGGACCTGACTTCATTGAATCAGTAATCACAATCATGGTTTCTGAACCAATACATGTGACTGCCAGGAAGTTTAATGAGATATCTGGGCAACAATT is a genomic window containing:
- the LOC107839430 gene encoding protein OBERON 4, translating into MKRLRSSDDLESSGEKGVLKDWARREEDPSLHRSSSNRSFYYKPESGRKGLSSSSSRYDRFEDDRESLRPIKKRSDYDVDNYDRRKSYNRYSHSNDKGVLSSSPRAGYGAERIHRSESFSGSRREVPKGFRSERDRSRREGSVSSWRRFGAGKDNDEGTRSGGDSGRGSRIGSEDIEKAKSPSGWRDAKSPAWSKDSGSEQSRSVEVKKSEGLPMENDGHSSEMEEGELEPDHPSSATEPVAEDEASGEVNPAQNEHESERQVDSKRRDDRRVNSLYEQKVELSKASVTAEQSEETQSDNVQDIFKDSDGLSDHGTSMGHCGMGNGTETAVDYVGKKNEFTRKTSGSREEERNVDAEKLPPKKREQGEEKSRDAGSKVNCIEIRELNRELVGEGGPPGSVSSVAHEDVSQSVKDKGKSVAVSPGNITALPADGLRMDNEPRDIVPCGNSDMEGPSTRGLELFLSGPVKKPEKADKFSNCMTRDEKFGLEPLELSLSLPNVLLPIGAQNEVQAPGSPSQGRSFQSFASSFRTNSDGFTMSMSFSGSQHFTHNPSCSLAHNSVDYEQSVKSRPLFQGVDWQALAANEQKDNDIPNCQDILPNGTGLYQQSQASQGNSSGQAVAKHLKAAEGGSRLPAGLERQLSTGKASRHPNGARSPTSVGSHDTLSEYNKDKTQLTRAKDSSFYRFSGSDGKELQLSVGPDFIESVITIMVSEPIHVTARKFNEISGQQLLCLKEAVCDIITNPGKQWQLSTLQKALQKRSDISLETLLKSHRSQLELLVALKTGLQEFLRPSCDVSTSVLAEMFLNLRCRNLICRSSLPVDECECKVCSQKSGFCSACMCLVCSKFDMASNTCSWVGCDVCLHWCHADCGLRESYIRNGRSASGSKGSVEMQFHCVACNHPSEMFGFVKEVFQNFAKEWTAEAFAKELEYVKRIFCASEDVRGKRLHEIANYMLSKLATKADLQEVQSQMMHFFLTEPDSVKSDNVPAIQGKELATKNHEGNNGISRSSQGAMWLKSVSSEKAPQVEKPTGLPSNFDSLRNEKSAMNSSFQPSMEKGPVFDELDSIVRIKHAESNMFQTRADDARKEADALKRIAVTKSERIEEEYVTRIAKLRLAESEDMRKQKLQELQSVERAYQDYFNMKMRMENKIKDMLLKMEAARRNLSL